The sequence below is a genomic window from Candidatus Nanopelagicales bacterium.
GAAGTTCCGGCTGGCTCTCGACGGTGCTCCCCAAGGCATGGCGCTGGTCAACCTCGGTCGCCAATTCACCACCGTTAATGACGCGCTATGTCGGATGCTCGGACGTGATCGCGAGTGGCTCCTCGAGCGAACCGTCGGGGATTTGATGAGTCCGGAGGATTCCGAACTCGACCTCATGCTCCGCGATCGTTTGCTCGCTGGCGGGGCGGACAACAGCACCCGGGAGGTTGAGTTACTGCGACCGAACGGCGAGCCACTGTGGATCACCCACTCGACGAGTCTGCTGCGCGACGAGGATGGGATACCGCTGTTCTACGTGTCGCAATACCAAGACATCACTGAGGCGCGGCGGGTTAAATCGCAACTCATTTACCGAGCCGGACATGACCAGCTCACGGGACTGCTCAACCGCAACGAGTTCATGACGGAAATTGACCGCCACCTGGGCAGGGACGCCCGGACGGGTAACCAGATTGCAGTGTTGTTCTGCGATGTCGACCAGTTCAAGACCATCAATGACTCATTGGGCCACAGAGCAGGCGACACCGTGCTCGTTGCCATTGCTGAACGGATCAGATCCACCCTTCGCTCAGACGACGTGCTCGGTCGCCTGGGTGGAGACGAGTTTGTCGTGCTGCTCTACGGCGTGGACCAACCGGAGGACGCTGTACTCACTGCCGAGAAGATTCGCGCAGCGGTCAAACCGGGGGTCGAGGTCGAAGGCGTGGTGGAGCCCATCCTCGCGACTCTCAGCATCGGGATTTGGGTGGGAGATCGCAGTGAAGACATCGACGTCATGATGGCCACCGCCGATCGCGCCCTATACCGCGCCAAGGGCGCTGGTCGAGATCGGGTCGTGCTCGACGGCGAACCGATGCGCGCGCGGGCCGACATCTCGAATCCGTCGGGGCTGCCAACTCAGCGCTAGCTACCCCGGTGCTCGCCCGACGCCGCTACGGTTGCTCGAAGACCTGTCGCCGTCGATTGGATGCATCCTCGTGACTCGAACGATTCACCGCCATGGGCTGGTCGCGACCGTCACTGGTGCTGGTCCCCCGCTGCTGCTGATCCACGGGTTGGGTAGTTCTCGAGCCGTTTGGCACCCGGTGGCCGCGGAGCTGGCCCAGGACTTCACAACCATTGCCGTCGATCTGCCCGGTCACGGTGAATCCGATTGGCCGTCGCCGGCACCCAAGGAATTCTCGCCAGCTGAGCACGCGCAAGCGGTCAAGCCGTTGATCGATGAGTTTGGTGGGTCGGTCCACGTAGCGGGCAATTCGATGGGCGGTTGGGTCGGCCTTGAGATTGCCGCGAACGGATGGGCGGCATCGGTGACCGGACTGTGTTCGGCGGGTTTGGAGATCGAACCCTGGACGAGCCGCAGCGATGAGCTCGTCTTGCGCAGACGCCTGTCGCGGTTGCTCGGGCCGGCGTTGGCGCCCGCAACCGGTTTGGTTGCCAAGACCCCGGCACTGCGTTCAATCATCATGAAGGACGCTACGGCGGACTTCGGGAGCCTGGACCTCAGCGTGCTGGTTGATGCCGCTGAAGCCATGCGCGATGCGCGCGGCTTCTACCCAAGCCACGATGCGTTGCTGAACCACCTGTTCACCCGTTCCGAGGAGATCGGACCGGATATTCCGGTGACCGTCGTGTGGGGAGTTCAGGACACGCTGCTTCCGCCGGGCAGGCAGCGCCGGTCGGCGCCACCGGAGCACGCCGGATGGATCGTGCTCGATCATTGCGCGCACGTTCCGATGTGGGATCAACCCGAGCGAACAGTTGAGATCATCAAGGCAACTGCGGGCGTGGCCTGAGCCTGCTTGATGTTGGGGGATACCCGGAACCGCCGGGCGCCGATCAGCGTGCCCGTACCGTTCCCAAACCACCGTCAACGCCCAGCACCTGACCGGTAATCCAGCCGTTGGCTGGGTCGAGC
It includes:
- a CDS encoding PAS domain S-box protein, translated to MPDSIDLYRVLAENATDVVSLVNPDGTFAWVSPSVEDLLGWRPQDLIGHEAVTFMHDDDQAVGRETRAKLSAGERVTQEVRIRRSDGSYRWVSAMGKQLCDEDGNPVGRTWGWRDIETEVQARQDLAASREKYRLLAENAADLVWQSNIEGVIRWVSPSVESVLGWKPNQMVGHQSLEFVDLPDHDEVLRRRAQVAHGRTVTHHQGRYRCADGTFRWMSTQARPVKDPSGQVMGFVVGLRDVHDQVLAQEALSRSERKFRLALDGAPQGMALVNLGRQFTTVNDALCRMLGRDREWLLERTVGDLMSPEDSELDLMLRDRLLAGGADNSTREVELLRPNGEPLWITHSTSLLRDEDGIPLFYVSQYQDITEARRVKSQLIYRAGHDQLTGLLNRNEFMTEIDRHLGRDARTGNQIAVLFCDVDQFKTINDSLGHRAGDTVLVAIAERIRSTLRSDDVLGRLGGDEFVVLLYGVDQPEDAVLTAEKIRAAVKPGVEVEGVVEPILATLSIGIWVGDRSEDIDVMMATADRALYRAKGAGRDRVVLDGEPMRARADISNPSGLPTQR
- a CDS encoding alpha/beta fold hydrolase, which gives rise to MTRTIHRHGLVATVTGAGPPLLLIHGLGSSRAVWHPVAAELAQDFTTIAVDLPGHGESDWPSPAPKEFSPAEHAQAVKPLIDEFGGSVHVAGNSMGGWVGLEIAANGWAASVTGLCSAGLEIEPWTSRSDELVLRRRLSRLLGPALAPATGLVAKTPALRSIIMKDATADFGSLDLSVLVDAAEAMRDARGFYPSHDALLNHLFTRSEEIGPDIPVTVVWGVQDTLLPPGRQRRSAPPEHAGWIVLDHCAHVPMWDQPERTVEIIKATAGVA